The Hyphomonas sediminis genome contains a region encoding:
- a CDS encoding DUF3253 domain-containing protein — protein sequence MSEEAKNPIREAILELTAARGVGGTIAPEDAAKVVSTDRWQKLLPDVRAEAVRLAKDGAISIYRKGRPVDPDTFKGVYRLGLPGKVLGSAES from the coding sequence GTGAGCGAAGAAGCAAAAAATCCGATCCGTGAAGCCATCCTTGAGCTGACTGCCGCGCGCGGTGTCGGCGGAACGATTGCCCCGGAAGATGCGGCGAAAGTTGTCAGCACAGACCGGTGGCAGAAACTGCTTCCGGATGTGAGGGCTGAAGCTGTCCGTCTGGCGAAAGACGGCGCTATCTCGATCTATCGCAAGGGGCGTCCGGTTGATCCGGATACGTTCAAGGGCGTCTATCGGCTTGGCCTGCCGGGCAAGGTGCTCGGCTCTGCTGAAAGCTGA
- a CDS encoding NUDIX hydrolase: protein MGEAVTPRPSSRLVIVTPDGRALLFRFRFPERSFWGTPGGALADGEDYAQAARRELWEETGITAEIGGEFHRRETTYRGPHGNLIYADERFFSVQVAGPRMDNQAWEAIERDIIQEVAWMTPAEIRRLTDPVFPENFADLVEAVHRGFK, encoded by the coding sequence TTGGGGGAGGCAGTCACCCCGCGCCCGTCTTCGCGTCTCGTGATCGTGACGCCGGACGGGCGCGCGTTGCTGTTCCGCTTCCGCTTTCCGGAGCGCTCTTTCTGGGGAACGCCCGGCGGCGCGCTCGCCGATGGCGAAGACTATGCACAAGCAGCCCGGCGAGAGCTTTGGGAAGAGACGGGTATCACCGCCGAAATCGGCGGTGAATTTCATCGGCGTGAGACCACCTATCGCGGCCCGCATGGAAACCTCATCTATGCCGATGAGCGCTTTTTCTCGGTGCAGGTGGCGGGGCCGCGGATGGACAATCAGGCATGGGAAGCAATCGAGCGCGATATTATTCAGGAAGTCGCCTGGATGACGCCAGCGGAGATCCGGAGGCTGACTGATCCGGTGTTTCCTGAGAATTTTGCCGATCTCGTTGAGGCCGTGCATCGGGGTTTCAAATAG
- a CDS encoding TfoX/Sxy family protein, producing the protein MAKAPDPFHEFVAELFSGAGPVSIRRMFGGAGVYQDGVMFALLADDQIYLKVDEALRADLYAEGSTPFIYLRAADAKPVDLGYVSLPSAALDDPDDAVVWARRAIGIARAAKAKSGLKKRKPRTV; encoded by the coding sequence ATGGCAAAGGCGCCCGATCCCTTTCACGAATTCGTCGCAGAGCTTTTTTCCGGCGCTGGTCCGGTCAGTATCCGGCGAATGTTCGGCGGGGCCGGTGTCTATCAGGACGGCGTAATGTTCGCGCTTCTTGCCGATGACCAGATCTACCTGAAAGTAGATGAGGCGCTGCGAGCTGATCTCTATGCGGAAGGGAGTACGCCCTTCATCTATCTTCGCGCCGCAGACGCAAAGCCGGTTGATCTCGGTTATGTGAGCCTGCCGTCAGCGGCGCTGGATGATCCCGATGACGCGGTCGTTTGGGCGCGGCGGGCGATTGGCATCGCGCGGGCGGCCAAGGCGAAGAGTGGGCTGAAAAAGCGCAAACCCAGAACCGTTTGA
- a CDS encoding DUF3291 domain-containing protein: MGFRLIHFNCVRPLGSFTLENPYVKTFLSILPRIFTDADQFDGVHFHNHGLRCPDGTWRSYGDAFPYPADWGSPHISTMAVWRSLEDLKQFTYSGRTHPPGMRRLAQEIDRSEGPGFVMWWAPEREHFTLEDGYQRLLHLRTHGSSDHAFSLENPVAQPAVA, from the coding sequence ATGGGCTTCAGACTGATTCATTTCAATTGTGTGCGCCCCCTCGGCTCCTTCACTCTCGAAAACCCCTACGTTAAAACCTTCCTGTCGATTCTGCCGCGCATCTTCACTGATGCCGACCAGTTCGACGGCGTTCACTTCCACAATCATGGCCTTCGCTGCCCGGATGGCACCTGGCGCTCCTATGGGGACGCCTTCCCCTATCCCGCAGACTGGGGCTCGCCGCACATTTCGACCATGGCGGTCTGGCGGTCGCTGGAAGACCTCAAACAATTCACCTATTCCGGCCGCACTCATCCGCCGGGCATGCGCCGCCTCGCTCAGGAAATCGACCGGAGCGAAGGTCCTGGCTTCGTCATGTGGTGGGCACCGGAGCGGGAGCATTTCACGCTGGAAGACGGCTATCAACGCCTGCTGCACTTGCGCACGCATGGGTCGTCCGACCACGCCTTTTCTCTGGAAAACCCCGTCGCTCAGCCTGCCGTAGCCTGA
- a CDS encoding enoyl-CoA hydratase/isomerase gives MATYEKISYERNGDTAIIAFNDDKTLNACGVDTAIELLHAFEVAADEARCTILTGKGRGFCSGANLGGMGSGPEIAFPGSKPDAGKSLDAFYNPLVTAIREHPHPVITAVNGAAAGVGCAIGLMGDLVIASKGAYFLQAFRRIGLVPDGGSTWLLARTIGRARAMEMALLGEKVSAEQAMSWGLVNRVVEDADLLPTALDFAQKLATGPTVALALTRKLIWEASESDMGSALHGERVAQRTAGRTSDFREGVSAFLQKRPAEFKGK, from the coding sequence ATGGCGACGTACGAGAAGATTTCCTATGAGCGCAATGGCGATACCGCGATCATCGCTTTCAACGACGACAAGACGCTGAACGCTTGCGGTGTCGACACGGCGATCGAGCTGCTGCACGCCTTTGAAGTCGCCGCCGACGAAGCCCGCTGCACCATCCTGACCGGCAAGGGCCGCGGCTTTTGCTCGGGCGCCAATCTCGGCGGCATGGGCTCCGGCCCCGAAATCGCCTTCCCCGGCTCCAAGCCAGACGCCGGCAAATCGCTCGACGCTTTTTACAACCCGCTCGTCACGGCCATCCGCGAACATCCCCATCCGGTGATCACCGCCGTCAACGGCGCGGCTGCCGGCGTTGGCTGCGCCATCGGCCTGATGGGCGACCTCGTGATCGCCTCGAAAGGCGCCTACTTCCTGCAGGCCTTCCGCCGCATCGGCCTGGTGCCTGATGGTGGCTCCACCTGGCTGCTGGCGCGCACAATCGGCCGCGCCCGCGCTATGGAAATGGCGCTTCTCGGCGAAAAAGTTTCCGCCGAACAAGCCATGAGCTGGGGCCTCGTCAACCGCGTGGTTGAAGACGCCGACCTGCTGCCGACCGCGCTCGACTTCGCCCAAAAGCTCGCCACCGGTCCGACGGTCGCCCTCGCCCTGACGCGCAAGCTGATCTGGGAAGCCAGCGAATCCGACATGGGATCGGCCCTGCATGGCGAGCGTGTCGCCCAGCGTACCGCCGGCCGCACCAGCGATTTCCGCGAAGGCGTCAGCGCCTTCCTTCAGAAGCGCCCGGCAGAGTTCAAAGGAAAGTAA
- a CDS encoding coniferyl aldehyde dehydrogenase, whose product MALDAAPATGMNALLAKQKAAHLRDGIPSLQKRIEWLDKSIDLLATHGEALSDAMCADFGHRSKDQSNLTDIAGSIGALKHAKAHVAKWMKPEKRKVEFPLGLLGSKAELQFQPKGVIGVISPWNFPVNLTFTPLAGVFAAGNRCMIKPSEFTEATSELMRELIAKYYSPEECVVVTGGPDVGAEFTKLAFDHILFTGATSVAKHVMRAAADNLVPLTLELGGKSPVILGRSADLQKAASRIMAGKTLNAGQICLAPDYAFVPKEKTQDFVMAATKAVETMYASGLKENDDYTSIVNQRHYDRIAGYVEDARSKGAQVIELNPKGENFSQQPHHKIPPTIIVDPTDDMKVMQDEIFGPILPIKSYGDAKDAVAYINAHERPLGLYYFGEDEGEKSFVLNNTTSGGVTVNDVIFHVAQEDLPFGGVGPSGMGAYHGREGFLEFSHKKAIYSQTKSELLAMMRPPYGDKYRAQVKGRMKK is encoded by the coding sequence ATGGCCCTCGACGCCGCGCCGGCTACCGGCATGAATGCACTGCTCGCCAAACAGAAGGCGGCACACCTGCGCGACGGCATTCCGTCGCTGCAGAAACGGATAGAATGGCTGGATAAGTCGATCGACCTTCTGGCGACCCATGGCGAGGCCCTCAGCGATGCGATGTGCGCCGATTTCGGCCATCGCTCTAAGGACCAGTCCAACCTGACCGACATTGCCGGCTCCATCGGCGCGCTGAAACACGCCAAGGCGCACGTGGCCAAATGGATGAAGCCGGAAAAGCGCAAGGTGGAATTTCCGCTCGGCCTGCTTGGCTCGAAAGCGGAGCTGCAATTCCAGCCTAAAGGCGTGATCGGCGTCATCAGCCCGTGGAACTTCCCGGTAAACCTGACCTTCACGCCGCTGGCCGGCGTGTTTGCGGCGGGCAACCGTTGCATGATCAAGCCTTCGGAGTTTACCGAAGCGACTTCGGAACTGATGCGGGAACTGATCGCGAAATACTATTCGCCTGAAGAGTGCGTCGTCGTTACCGGCGGCCCCGATGTCGGCGCGGAGTTCACGAAGCTCGCCTTCGACCACATCCTTTTCACCGGGGCGACGTCTGTGGCCAAGCATGTGATGCGGGCAGCGGCGGACAATCTGGTTCCCCTGACGCTGGAACTTGGCGGCAAGAGCCCGGTGATCCTCGGCCGATCCGCCGACCTTCAGAAGGCGGCGAGCCGGATCATGGCAGGTAAAACGCTGAACGCCGGGCAGATCTGTCTGGCCCCGGATTATGCGTTCGTGCCTAAAGAGAAGACGCAGGATTTCGTAATGGCAGCCACCAAGGCGGTTGAGACGATGTATGCGTCGGGGCTGAAGGAAAATGACGATTACACCTCGATCGTCAATCAACGCCACTATGACCGTATTGCCGGTTATGTCGAAGATGCCCGGTCGAAGGGCGCCCAGGTGATCGAACTTAATCCGAAGGGAGAGAATTTCTCCCAGCAGCCTCATCACAAGATCCCACCGACGATCATCGTAGATCCGACCGATGACATGAAGGTGATGCAGGACGAAATCTTCGGACCGATCCTGCCGATCAAATCCTATGGCGATGCCAAGGACGCCGTGGCCTATATCAACGCGCATGAACGCCCGCTGGGCCTCTATTATTTCGGTGAGGACGAAGGCGAAAAGAGCTTTGTGCTGAACAATACCACTTCGGGCGGCGTGACCGTGAACGATGTGATTTTCCACGTTGCTCAGGAAGACCTGCCCTTCGGCGGCGTCGGCCCTTCGGGCATGGGCGCCTATCATGGCCGCGAGGGCTTCCTCGAATTCAGCCACAAGAAGGCGATCTATTCCCAGACCAAGAGCGAACTGCTCGCCATGATGCGTCCGCCCTATGGCGACAAATACCGCGCGCAGGTCAAAGGCCGGATGAAGAAATAG
- a CDS encoding dicarboxylate/amino acid:cation symporter, translating to MSFLKSLSARVLAALALGLIGGALIAGGSPAPEWLLKTAQAIGSVWLGCLQMTVIPLVFSLLVVGVAAVSDAMSAGRLAARAVGWFTALLIGATILTFIGVEAALAALPVNPESARALIAGATGGEVAAPQTIDFAAWVTSLIPSNPLAAAASNAILPLVIFALFFAFAVTRLPDQQRVLLVSFFDAVADAMIVIVKWVLWAAPVGVFALALTLGLRGGLGSTGALFHYVVLVSAACIAVVLICYPLAAIFAGVGPLRFARAVSEAQVVAFSTQSSIGTLPVMVESARRNLDVPEHVAGLVLPLSVAVFRLTSPVANLAVALFICHVSGITPTPGQMLAAGLVAFAVSISSVGLPGQVSFFVSVVPICFAMGAPIELLPLLLAVEVIPDIFRTVGNVTADLAVTAILKRGDKGVRTIAPETA from the coding sequence ATGTCTTTTCTGAAATCGCTGTCAGCGCGCGTTCTCGCCGCGCTGGCTCTCGGCCTCATCGGCGGCGCGCTCATCGCCGGCGGCAGCCCTGCGCCGGAATGGCTGTTGAAGACCGCGCAGGCCATCGGCTCGGTCTGGCTCGGCTGCCTTCAGATGACGGTCATCCCGCTGGTCTTCTCGCTCCTCGTCGTTGGCGTGGCGGCGGTCTCCGATGCGATGTCCGCTGGCCGCCTTGCCGCCCGCGCCGTTGGCTGGTTTACCGCGCTGCTCATCGGCGCAACGATCCTCACCTTCATCGGCGTCGAGGCCGCCCTTGCCGCCCTGCCGGTAAACCCGGAGAGCGCCCGCGCCCTGATCGCCGGGGCCACCGGCGGCGAAGTTGCCGCGCCCCAGACGATCGACTTTGCCGCCTGGGTCACCTCGCTCATCCCGTCAAACCCGCTCGCCGCGGCAGCCAGCAACGCCATCCTGCCGCTGGTCATCTTCGCCCTCTTCTTTGCCTTCGCCGTTACCCGCCTGCCAGACCAGCAGCGCGTGCTACTCGTCTCCTTCTTCGATGCGGTGGCCGATGCGATGATCGTCATCGTCAAATGGGTGCTCTGGGCCGCGCCCGTCGGCGTCTTCGCTCTGGCGCTCACGCTCGGCCTGCGCGGCGGCCTCGGCTCCACCGGCGCCCTCTTCCATTATGTCGTGCTGGTCTCGGCCGCCTGTATCGCCGTCGTGCTCATCTGCTATCCGCTCGCCGCCATCTTCGCCGGCGTCGGTCCCTTGCGCTTTGCCCGCGCCGTTTCTGAAGCACAGGTCGTCGCCTTCTCCACCCAGTCGTCCATCGGCACGCTGCCGGTCATGGTCGAAAGCGCGCGGCGCAACCTGGATGTGCCTGAGCATGTCGCCGGTCTCGTGCTTCCATTGTCGGTCGCCGTCTTCCGCCTTACCAGCCCGGTCGCCAATCTCGCCGTCGCCCTCTTCATCTGCCACGTCTCCGGCATCACGCCGACGCCCGGCCAGATGCTCGCCGCCGGCCTCGTCGCCTTCGCCGTGTCGATCTCTTCAGTCGGCCTTCCGGGCCAGGTCAGCTTCTTCGTCTCGGTCGTCCCCATCTGCTTTGCCATGGGCGCCCCGATCGAGCTTCTGCCCCTGCTGCTCGCCGTCGAAGTCATCCCGGACATCTTCCGCACCGTCGGCAACGTCACCGCCGACCTCGCCGTCACCGCCATCCTGAAACGCGGCGACAAAGGCGTGCGCACAATCGCGCCCGAAACGGCCTGA
- a CDS encoding lytic transglycosylase domain-containing protein, translating to MIRISAVFVAISFLLTGTSAASRPEAPSLKPRADSPVPAAAPSGETLPAPILRPLTPGVQLPGATGPAVAPTTPAATPGAFPGAINVLTANPGSVAQVTAAFRAADRGAWSELSRLQYDASDETVRDVILWKRASDGVPGMTFDELSYALTTLSTWPQTSKMRRRAEEIIDQSNLSSEAKVKWLEESGPITGAGKVALANALRATGQSARAEEVIRDAWRNNSMDSSLQRTVLARWGQSLSQDDHRARVDFLLWTGQRSNAEALKPQLTADYRKLTDARIALSKRARNVDAAIQAVPANLQSHPGLLYERARWRRAKDLDDSVAPLLTQINGKDVPAAGRGRLWDERAIAIRNDLKARNYTRAYQMAAPHGMSEGADFAEAEWISGWIALRLNGDAARGVKHFETMTNGVSSPVSLSRGQYWTGRARDALGQPEQATLAYGAAAGHKYTYYGQLSAERLGDRKIHLGPSIVPAPEEIEAFENDPMVKALRLIGETREMGTYRTFSHHLDDILSTPAEFELLARVNHQFDQPDTAVRAGKAGLFKGVVAPDAAYPVLMHPLSRQPQVEQAFILAITRQESEFNPKARSSVGALGLMQFMPSTARNEARLRGMPYQQSWLTDDPGYNMTLGGLHLDTLLKQFNGSYIMTAAAYNAGPSRPSQWARDYGDPRTGQIDPVDWVEFIPFSETRNYVQRVLENIQVYRHRITGDEADIQIAEDLKRGRR from the coding sequence ATGATCCGCATTTCCGCTGTTTTTGTCGCGATTTCTTTCCTTCTTACGGGCACGTCTGCCGCATCCCGGCCTGAGGCGCCCAGCCTGAAGCCGCGCGCCGATTCTCCGGTTCCGGCGGCCGCGCCCAGCGGGGAAACGCTGCCCGCGCCCATCCTGCGCCCGCTCACCCCCGGCGTTCAGCTGCCCGGCGCCACCGGCCCGGCGGTCGCCCCCACAACGCCGGCTGCAACGCCCGGCGCGTTTCCCGGCGCCATCAATGTGCTGACCGCCAATCCCGGCTCGGTTGCCCAGGTCACCGCCGCCTTCCGCGCGGCTGATCGCGGCGCCTGGAGCGAGCTTTCCCGCCTGCAATACGATGCGTCGGACGAGACCGTCCGCGATGTCATCCTCTGGAAGCGCGCCTCCGATGGCGTGCCCGGCATGACGTTCGACGAGCTCAGCTACGCTCTCACCACCCTCTCCACCTGGCCGCAGACCTCCAAGATGCGCCGCCGCGCCGAAGAGATCATCGACCAGTCAAACCTCTCCTCCGAGGCGAAGGTGAAATGGCTGGAGGAATCCGGGCCCATCACCGGCGCCGGCAAGGTCGCCCTCGCCAACGCCCTGCGCGCCACCGGCCAGTCTGCCCGCGCCGAGGAAGTGATCCGCGATGCCTGGCGCAACAATTCGATGGATTCGAGCCTCCAGCGCACCGTGCTCGCCCGCTGGGGCCAGTCGCTCAGCCAGGACGATCACCGCGCCCGCGTCGACTTCCTTCTCTGGACCGGCCAGCGCTCCAATGCCGAGGCCCTCAAGCCCCAGCTCACCGCCGATTATCGCAAGCTCACCGATGCGCGCATTGCCCTGTCCAAGCGCGCGAGGAATGTCGACGCCGCCATCCAGGCCGTACCTGCCAATCTCCAGTCCCATCCGGGCCTGCTCTACGAACGCGCCCGCTGGCGCCGCGCCAAGGATCTCGACGACAGCGTCGCGCCCCTGCTGACCCAGATCAACGGCAAGGACGTGCCCGCCGCGGGCCGTGGCCGCCTCTGGGACGAGCGCGCCATCGCCATCCGCAATGATCTCAAAGCCCGCAACTACACCCGTGCCTACCAGATGGCCGCGCCCCATGGCATGTCCGAAGGGGCAGACTTTGCCGAGGCCGAATGGATCTCCGGCTGGATCGCCCTGCGTCTGAATGGCGATGCCGCGCGCGGCGTGAAGCATTTCGAGACGATGACCAACGGCGTCTCCTCCCCGGTCAGCCTCTCGCGCGGCCAGTATTGGACCGGGCGCGCCCGCGATGCGCTGGGCCAGCCCGAACAGGCCACCCTCGCCTATGGCGCCGCCGCCGGCCACAAATACACCTATTACGGACAGCTCTCGGCAGAGCGCCTCGGGGATCGCAAGATCCATCTCGGCCCGTCGATTGTTCCGGCTCCGGAGGAAATCGAAGCCTTCGAGAATGACCCGATGGTCAAGGCCCTGCGCCTCATCGGCGAAACCCGCGAGATGGGCACCTACCGCACCTTCTCCCACCATCTCGACGACATTCTCTCCACGCCCGCCGAATTTGAATTGCTCGCCCGGGTGAACCACCAGTTCGACCAGCCCGACACCGCCGTGCGCGCGGGCAAGGCCGGCCTCTTCAAAGGCGTCGTTGCGCCCGATGCGGCCTATCCTGTCCTGATGCATCCGCTGTCGCGCCAGCCGCAGGTGGAGCAGGCCTTCATCCTCGCCATCACGCGCCAGGAAAGCGAGTTCAACCCGAAAGCCCGCAGCTCCGTCGGCGCCCTCGGCCTGATGCAGTTCATGCCGTCGACCGCGCGCAATGAAGCCCGCCTGCGCGGCATGCCCTATCAGCAATCCTGGCTGACGGACGATCCGGGTTACAACATGACCCTCGGCGGCCTCCACCTCGATACGCTGCTCAAGCAATTCAATGGCAGCTACATCATGACGGCTGCCGCCTATAACGCCGGCCCCTCCCGCCCCAGCCAGTGGGCCCGCGATTATGGCGACCCGCGCACCGGCCAGATCGATCCGGTCGACTGGGTGGAGTTCATCCCCTTCTCGGAAACCCGCAACTACGTCCAGCGCGTGCTCGAGAATATCCAGGTCTACCGTCATCGGATCACCGGCGACGAAGCCGACATCCAGATCGCCGAAGACCTCAAACGCGGCCGCCGCTAA
- the dapA gene encoding 4-hydroxy-tetrahydrodipicolinate synthase, with the protein MFHGSIPALVTPFKNGALDRAAFANLVERQIAGGSAALVPVGTTGETSTLSTEEHKEVVSLCVDVAAGRVPVIAGAGSNSTDEAIDLVAHAKAVGADAALVVCPYYNNPNQDGLYAHFKAINDAVALPVVLYNVPGRTVVDLKPETVARLAKLPNVVGIKDATGDMDRVSLHSALIAETEQFVLLSGDDPSALGFLAMGGAGCISVTANVMPEACAAMHKAFYAGDLKTAQEIERRLIQLHRAMFCSPSPGPAKYALSRLGLCAPDVRLPLTGPDATACEQVDVAMALAGLST; encoded by the coding sequence ATGTTTCACGGCTCAATCCCAGCCCTTGTAACACCCTTCAAGAATGGCGCCCTCGACCGGGCTGCCTTCGCCAACCTTGTGGAGCGCCAGATCGCCGGCGGCTCTGCGGCGCTGGTGCCGGTCGGCACGACGGGCGAAACCTCCACCCTCTCGACCGAAGAGCATAAGGAGGTTGTCTCGCTGTGTGTTGACGTGGCGGCAGGACGCGTGCCGGTGATCGCCGGGGCGGGCTCCAACTCCACCGATGAGGCGATTGACCTTGTGGCCCATGCCAAGGCCGTGGGCGCGGACGCCGCGCTGGTCGTCTGCCCGTATTACAACAACCCCAACCAGGACGGCCTCTACGCTCATTTCAAAGCCATCAACGATGCCGTGGCCCTGCCTGTCGTGCTTTATAATGTACCGGGACGTACCGTGGTGGACCTGAAACCGGAAACCGTGGCGCGGCTGGCGAAGCTGCCCAACGTGGTCGGCATCAAGGACGCGACCGGCGATATGGACCGCGTGAGCCTGCATTCGGCGCTGATCGCGGAAACGGAACAGTTCGTTCTGTTGTCGGGCGACGACCCGTCTGCGCTCGGCTTCCTGGCCATGGGCGGGGCAGGCTGTATCTCTGTGACGGCGAATGTGATGCCGGAAGCCTGCGCGGCAATGCACAAGGCGTTCTATGCCGGCGACCTGAAAACCGCGCAGGAAATCGAGCGCCGGCTGATCCAGCTGCACCGCGCGATGTTCTGCTCGCCCTCGCCGGGGCCGGCGAAATATGCGCTCTCGCGCCTCGGCCTTTGCGCGCCGGATGTGCGCCTGCCGCTGACCGGGCCGGACGCGACGGCCTGCGAACAGGTCGACGTGGCCATGGCGCTGGCGGGCCTGAGCACCTAA
- the smpB gene encoding SsrA-binding protein SmpB: MATKKNEQIKGRTDGLVAENRRSRRDYSVEDTLEAGVMLVGSEVKSLREGRANIAEAYASVEQGELWLINAEIQTYAGANQFNHEPRRKRKLLVSKRELAKLSQEIERAGRTIVPLKLYFNDKGRAKLLIGVATGRKNHDKRENEAKRDWARQKARILKAG; this comes from the coding sequence ATGGCAACGAAGAAGAACGAACAGATCAAAGGCCGGACCGACGGGCTGGTGGCGGAAAACCGCCGCTCCCGGCGCGATTATTCCGTGGAGGATACGCTGGAGGCCGGCGTGATGCTGGTGGGCTCCGAGGTGAAATCCCTGCGCGAGGGCCGCGCCAACATCGCCGAGGCCTATGCCTCGGTGGAGCAGGGCGAGCTGTGGCTGATCAATGCCGAAATCCAGACCTATGCCGGGGCCAACCAGTTCAACCATGAGCCGCGCCGGAAACGGAAGCTGCTCGTCTCCAAGCGCGAACTGGCGAAGCTGAGCCAGGAAATCGAGCGGGCGGGGCGTACCATCGTGCCGCTGAAACTCTATTTCAACGACAAGGGCCGGGCGAAACTCCTGATCGGCGTCGCCACCGGCCGCAAGAACCACGACAAGCGCGAAAACGAAGCCAAGCGCGACTGGGCGCGGCAGAAGGCGCGGATCTTGAAGGCGGGCTGA
- a CDS encoding alcohol dehydrogenase family protein, translating into MKALVYRGPRDIAFESMKDPDLQDDRDAIIKVDKCAICGSDLHIYHGETFSEDTGYCVGHEAVGEVVEIGRGVRQLKVGDKVMISAAVGCGQCRACLAGVVNRCETNSGSCYGLSSKLQGCQAEAVRVPAADFNAQKIPDGISLDQALMMTDALATAWFGARNADIQRGATVAVVGLGPIGLLAAEAAFIMGASRVFGIDLVEERRAAGRAIGLETPDPADARAIIQEATKGRMCDSVIEAVGHSATIRAALGLSGKRSTVSVVGVAQDRTFEFPMSKAFGMGLTFRIGTCSVPQEWPELIPLVQSGRIKPEKYITHTMPLSDGARAYDIFDKRTEGAMKMVFDLNV; encoded by the coding sequence ATGAAAGCTCTCGTCTATCGCGGCCCGCGCGACATCGCCTTCGAGTCGATGAAAGACCCCGACCTGCAGGATGACCGCGACGCGATCATCAAGGTCGATAAATGCGCCATCTGCGGCAGCGACCTGCACATCTATCATGGCGAAACCTTCTCGGAGGATACCGGCTATTGCGTCGGCCATGAGGCGGTCGGCGAAGTGGTCGAAATTGGCCGCGGCGTCCGCCAGCTGAAAGTGGGCGACAAGGTCATGATCTCGGCGGCCGTCGGGTGCGGCCAGTGCCGCGCCTGCCTCGCCGGCGTGGTCAACCGTTGCGAAACAAACTCGGGCAGCTGCTACGGCCTCTCCTCAAAGCTCCAGGGCTGCCAGGCCGAAGCCGTCCGTGTACCCGCCGCCGACTTCAACGCCCAGAAAATCCCGGACGGCATCAGCCTCGATCAGGCCCTGATGATGACCGACGCCCTCGCCACCGCCTGGTTCGGTGCCCGCAATGCCGACATCCAGCGCGGCGCCACCGTCGCCGTCGTCGGTCTTGGTCCTATTGGCCTGCTGGCGGCAGAAGCGGCCTTCATCATGGGCGCCTCGCGCGTCTTCGGGATCGACCTTGTGGAAGAGCGCCGCGCCGCCGGCCGCGCCATCGGCCTTGAAACGCCAGACCCGGCAGATGCCCGCGCCATCATCCAGGAGGCCACCAAAGGCCGCATGTGCGACAGCGTCATCGAAGCCGTCGGCCATTCGGCCACCATCCGCGCCGCCCTCGGCCTCTCGGGCAAGCGCAGCACGGTCTCGGTCGTCGGCGTCGCTCAGGACCGCACGTTCGAGTTCCCGATGTCGAAAGCCTTCGGCATGGGCCTCACCTTCCGTATCGGGACATGTTCAGTTCCCCAGGAATGGCCCGAACTGATCCCGCTCGTCCAGTCCGGCCGCATCAAGCCGGAGAAATACATCACCCACACGATGCCCCTGTCAGACGGCGCCCGCGCGTATGACATCTTCGACAAGCGCACAGAGGGCGCCATGAAGATGGTCTTTGATCTGAACGTGTAG